Proteins encoded in a region of the Apostichopus japonicus isolate 1M-3 chromosome 19, ASM3797524v1, whole genome shotgun sequence genome:
- the LOC139960505 gene encoding histone-arginine methyltransferase METTL23-like yields the protein MAAYKNFKFQASSTEDTNREDVEVLIPEVLDPSYGMYVWPCAAVLAQFIWFHQDDVDSKQVLEIGAGTSLPGIVAAKLGASVTLTDDIRQPKCLDNCRKSCEANNIETVNTLAISWGIFTPSMVTLPPQDILLASDCFYDSKDFEDVIATIKFFMEKNNSCECWVTYQQRSADRSIEYLLQKWNLSCCHHPLRTFNADTPCIGGSGLPGNHSIEMLVITNSERAPPV from the exons ATGGCAGCATATAAAAACTTTAAATTCCAGGCATCTTCGACAGAAGACACTAACAGAGAGGATGTAGAAGTTCTTATTCCAGAG GTTTTAGATCCTTCATACGGGATGTATGTCTGGCCCTGTGCAGCAGTTCTTGCCCAATTTATCTGGTTTCATCAAGATGATGTGGATTCCAAGCAAGTTTTAGAG ATCGGAGCTGGCACCAGTCTTCCAGGTATTGTGGCTGCAAAACTTGGAGCATCTGTCACGCTGACCGATGACATCCGTCAACCGAAGTGCTTAGACAATTGCAGAAAGAGTTGTGAGGCAAATAATATAGAAACTGTCAATACTTTGGCTATTTCTTGGGGTATCTTTACCCCGTCAATGGTCACCTTACCCCCACAAGATATTCTCTTGGCATCAGATTGCTTCTATGACAGCAAAG ATTTTGAGGATGTCATAGCAACCATAAAATTCTTTATGGAAAAGAACAACAGCTGTGAATGCTGGGTGACATACCAACAGAGAAG tgCTGATCGTAGCATCGAATACCTTCTACAGAAGTGGAATCTGTCCTGCTGTCATCATCCCTTAAGAACATTTAATGCTGACACACCATGCATAGGAGGATCAGGGTTACCTGGCAACCACTCAATTGAAATGTTAGTCATAACCAATTCTGAAAGAGCACCACCAGTATGA